In Nitrospirota bacterium, one genomic interval encodes:
- a CDS encoding bifunctional diguanylate cyclase/phosphodiesterase → MNQNVTDYNLNPKFRSAFVILFIYLVVGGAWLLISEYLGSELFGKALKTSVFQNYNLSLFIVVNGLFIFLLSIGKIIAIVPFKSLRNQSLLDPLTDLPNRALFCDRLQQALMKAQRENQAIAVLVIGVSRLREIHNSLGHRYRDLTLKEIGLRLQKLIRLCDTISRVEEYQIGVFLTNCGAEGAIRVAGNILKVMEEPLILDGLTLEVELNIGISLYPYHTENDEQLLRCAQVARVQAKEEGTGYAMYTLQKDQHATQTLTLLGELRQSIDHNELFMVYQPKIDLKAGRVVGVEALVRWNHPQRGLIPPDQFIPMAENSGLIKPLSIWIINNVLGQCQAWQKSGIEIPVAINLSRRNLHDPNLFNHIVERLKHFEIRHDLLELEITESIIMANVSAAIKILSRLNDIGIKLSIDDFGTGYSSLGSLKRLPVNITKIDKSFVINMATDKDDETIVRSTIDLAHNLGLKVVAEGVENQETWNGLAAMGCDELQGYFISRPLLPVQLIEWLGNSPWGLGEKNNSVQPTVH, encoded by the coding sequence ATGAACCAGAATGTGACGGACTATAATCTGAACCCGAAATTTCGTTCGGCTTTCGTCATTCTTTTTATCTATCTGGTCGTCGGGGGGGCCTGGCTTCTGATTTCCGAATATCTGGGTTCCGAACTGTTTGGAAAAGCGTTAAAGACCAGCGTATTTCAAAATTACAATCTTTCTCTTTTCATTGTCGTGAATGGCCTGTTTATTTTTCTTTTGTCTATCGGGAAAATAATCGCCATCGTTCCATTTAAATCGCTTCGAAATCAATCCCTCCTGGACCCCTTAACCGACCTTCCTAACCGTGCTTTATTTTGCGACCGGCTTCAACAGGCATTAATGAAAGCGCAAAGAGAAAATCAGGCGATCGCGGTGCTTGTAATTGGCGTAAGTCGACTCCGCGAAATTCATAACTCTTTGGGTCACCGGTACCGGGATCTCACTTTAAAGGAGATCGGACTTCGATTGCAGAAACTGATTCGACTATGCGATACGATTTCCCGTGTTGAGGAGTATCAAATTGGTGTGTTTTTGACAAATTGCGGCGCGGAAGGAGCGATCCGGGTCGCTGGAAACATTCTCAAGGTTATGGAAGAGCCGCTCATCCTCGATGGATTAACATTGGAAGTCGAATTGAATATCGGCATTTCCCTTTATCCCTATCACACTGAAAATGACGAACAGCTCCTCCGGTGCGCTCAGGTGGCCCGAGTTCAGGCGAAGGAAGAAGGAACGGGATATGCCATGTATACCCTCCAGAAAGACCAGCATGCCACACAAACGCTCACGCTCCTGGGAGAACTCAGGCAATCCATTGATCATAACGAGCTGTTTATGGTCTACCAACCCAAAATAGACTTGAAAGCAGGTCGTGTCGTCGGAGTCGAGGCTCTGGTGCGCTGGAATCATCCACAGCGTGGATTAATTCCTCCCGATCAATTTATCCCGATGGCCGAAAATTCCGGATTGATCAAGCCCCTGAGCATCTGGATCATCAACAATGTCCTCGGACAATGTCAAGCGTGGCAGAAAAGCGGAATTGAAATACCGGTGGCCATCAATTTATCACGACGAAATCTCCATGATCCCAATCTTTTTAATCATATTGTTGAACGTCTAAAACATTTTGAAATAAGACATGACTTGCTGGAACTTGAGATCACGGAAAGCATCATTATGGCCAATGTTTCCGCGGCCATTAAGATACTTTCTCGATTAAATGATATCGGGATCAAGCTTTCCATTGACGACTTTGGAACCGGCTATTCGTCGCTCGGATCTTTGAAAAGGCTTCCTGTGAATATCACGAAAATTGACAAGTCCTTTGTCATTAACATGGCTACCGATAAAGATGATGAGACAATTGTACGCTCTACCATTGATCTCGCCCATAATCTCGGGCTCAAGGTGGTCGCCGAAGGGGTGGAAAATCAGGAAACGTGGAATGGACTTGCGGCCATGGGATGTGACGAACTGCAAGGTTATTTTATCAGCCGGCCTCTGCTCCCCGTTCAGCTGATCGAATGGCTGGGGAATTCGCCCTGGGGGCTTGGAGAAAAAAATAATTCTGTCCAACCGACCGTTCATTAG
- a CDS encoding response regulator transcription factor — translation MIRVFLADDHPIVREGLKTILSKSKDIVLVGEADNGVDVVKKARQEKWDVLVLDLSLPGRSGLNVLKEIQTFNPRLPILILSVHSETQYAQRVLKAGAAGYLTKECVPEKLVQAIRTIHGGERYVSEAMGAHFSFLLEGGKTHKEPHEHLSDREFEVFMMIAQGKSNSEIAELLHVSVKTVSSHRANILGKMDLSSVVDIALYAVKAGLISQ, via the coding sequence ATGATTCGGGTCTTTCTTGCGGATGATCACCCGATTGTACGGGAAGGATTAAAAACCATACTGTCGAAATCAAAGGATATTGTATTGGTCGGAGAAGCGGACAATGGGGTTGATGTGGTAAAGAAAGCGCGTCAGGAAAAATGGGATGTCCTTGTTTTGGATCTTTCCCTGCCAGGTCGATCCGGACTGAATGTTCTGAAAGAAATCCAAACCTTTAATCCCAGGTTGCCCATCTTGATACTAAGCGTTCATTCGGAGACCCAGTATGCCCAGCGCGTATTGAAAGCAGGTGCCGCGGGATATCTGACCAAAGAATGTGTCCCTGAAAAGCTGGTTCAAGCCATTCGAACGATCCACGGGGGAGAAAGGTATGTGAGCGAAGCAATGGGTGCTCATTTTTCCTTTCTCCTGGAAGGAGGAAAGACGCACAAAGAACCTCATGAACATCTTTCGGATCGCGAATTTGAGGTGTTCATGATGATCGCACAAGGAAAGAGTAACTCGGAAATTGCCGAATTACTCCATGTCAGTGTGAAAACAGTCAGTTCTCATCGAGCCAATATCTTGGGAAAAATGGATCTTTCATCGGTTGTCGATATCGCACTCTACGCTGTAAAAGCCGGACTCATCTCGCAATAA
- a CDS encoding ThiF family adenylyltransferase, translating to MRRKTEFHYQDLTNRNKIFIDQRVQKKIKNARILFAGCGLGSLIAETAVRLGFSHFILADGDQVEVSNLNRQSFDTTHIGVNKAVATASVLRKINPEADVQVFKKFITLDDIPVLIDSADFVINTVDVNPVYFELVAAGQREGKEVVLPYNMGFGSLVMMFNQKSESLSGILKREKLGNEVSFYTRLMEVLKIKQFPQYLTRRASSIYSCMEKNGHSPQIMVGAEIAASLVTTCLIKILSGEEVPLAPDYLYLDIH from the coding sequence ATGCGAAGAAAAACAGAATTTCATTACCAGGACCTGACCAATCGAAACAAGATCTTTATCGATCAGAGGGTGCAAAAGAAAATAAAGAATGCGCGGATCCTTTTCGCCGGCTGTGGTCTGGGCAGCCTCATCGCTGAAACAGCAGTCCGTCTCGGGTTTTCTCATTTTATCTTAGCCGATGGCGATCAGGTTGAGGTATCGAATCTCAACCGGCAAAGTTTTGATACGACTCATATCGGGGTCAACAAAGCCGTTGCAACCGCCTCCGTATTAAGAAAGATCAATCCGGAAGCGGATGTTCAGGTCTTTAAAAAATTTATCACGTTGGACGATATTCCCGTTCTGATTGATAGTGCTGACTTTGTAATTAATACGGTAGACGTCAATCCTGTTTACTTTGAACTGGTCGCCGCCGGACAGCGCGAAGGAAAAGAGGTCGTGCTCCCTTATAATATGGGTTTTGGTTCCTTGGTGATGATGTTTAATCAAAAATCGGAATCTCTCTCTGGAATATTGAAAAGAGAGAAATTAGGAAATGAGGTCTCTTTTTATACCCGGCTGATGGAGGTCTTGAAAATAAAACAATTTCCGCAATATTTAACGCGAAGAGCGTCGTCCATTTACTCCTGTATGGAGAAAAACGGTCATTCTCCCCAGATTATGGTTGGGGCCGAAATTGCCGCGTCCCTTGTCACCACCTGTTTGATCAAAATATTATCGGGAGAAGAGGTTCCACTTGCTCCGGATTACCTGTACCTCGACATCCATTAA
- a CDS encoding uracil-DNA glycosylase produces MSENKLNGKLRIISEEIVKCRKCRRLNEYREKVSQTKKRAYRNDKYWGKPVVSFGDVRARLLIIGLAPAAHGGNRTGRIFTGDSSGDFLFDSLCRFGFSNQPVSCHSKDGLRLIDTYISAVAHCAPPENKLLPEEIENCRPFLVRELEELTHVKAILTLGHVAFNQYLKILKISGKIDQACDFKFGHGATFKFNAPLPTLFSSYHPSQQNTRTGRLTRSMFDLVICQIRNLLDQPEILKTSIHYFIE; encoded by the coding sequence ATGAGCGAAAATAAACTAAATGGAAAATTGAGAATTATTTCTGAAGAAATCGTAAAGTGTCGTAAATGCCGAAGGTTAAACGAATATCGTGAAAAAGTTAGCCAGACAAAAAAGAGAGCTTACCGGAATGATAAATATTGGGGCAAGCCAGTGGTTTCTTTCGGTGATGTTCGTGCCAGACTTTTGATTATAGGTCTTGCTCCTGCCGCGCACGGGGGCAATCGCACAGGAAGAATTTTTACCGGGGATTCATCCGGCGATTTTCTTTTTGATTCGTTATGCCGATTTGGTTTTTCCAATCAGCCGGTCTCTTGTCATTCGAAGGATGGATTAAGATTAATCGATACCTATATCAGCGCGGTTGCTCATTGCGCTCCCCCTGAGAACAAACTTCTTCCTGAAGAGATTGAAAATTGTCGTCCGTTTTTAGTCAGAGAACTGGAGGAATTGACCCACGTTAAAGCAATTTTGACATTGGGTCATGTTGCATTTAACCAATATCTTAAAATATTGAAAATTTCCGGAAAAATAGATCAGGCATGTGACTTCAAGTTTGGACACGGGGCGACTTTCAAATTTAACGCACCCCTTCCCACACTATTTTCATCCTACCATCCGAGCCAGCAAAATACGAGAACAGGGCGACTCACCCGATCTATGTTTGACCTGGTAATTTGTCAAATCAGGAATTTATTAGACCAACCTGAAATTCTAAAAACTTCCATTCACTATTTCATCGAATAA